GCCCCGAGTGCGACCATGGCCATGCCGGTCATCGCATCCATGCCGAGGGAGCGTGCAAGCATGATGCCCATCGGAATGAATATCAGGGTGGATTCGGCCATGCCAAATGTGGCGCCGCCCAGTGAGAATATGAGCATCGTCAGTGGTATGAGTATGATTTCGCGGTTCTTGAGCAGCGAGACCACCTTGTTGATGCCTGCTTCTATCGCCCCGGTGCCATTGATCATCCCGAATGCGCCGCCGATGATGAAGATCAGGAATATGATGCCTGCAGCATCCGTCATGCCTGCAGGGACGACGCGGAATATTTCAGTCCAGTGGACGGGGCTCTGTTCAGTGAACTCGAAAGAAGTTTCGTCCACCACGAGGATGCCGTTCTCATTCTCCGTCCGGTCGTATTCCCCAGCCGGGATGATGTAGCTGAGGAGCATCGCCAGAATGACGATGGAGTAGATGAGGACGAATGCATGAGGTACTCTTATGTATTTCAATCTTGATGCCTCCTTTATTTTGATGACGTTAATTATACCGGACTGATGGGAGAAGGCAAGCGCACAAATATCAAGGTCAAACAATTCAGTCTTTTTATATTTTGCAATAAATGTATAATGGAATCATCAGAATTTGGAGGGAGATCATATGGATAAAGAAGAAAAAACAGAACAGAGGCCTGCGGGATTCAGGTTTCCGCATACTTATGCAATTCTATTTTCAGTCGTCATCATTGCAGCAGCACTCAGCTATGTCATACCAGCCGGGGAATTCGAACGGGTCGAGGTGGGGGATCGGACGGAAGTCGTGCCCGGAAGCTATACGGGTGTAGAGCAGAGCCCGGTTTCATTCTTTGAACTGTTCAAGGCCATCCCGACAGGCCTGATCGATGGGGCGAACATCATCTTCTATATATTTCTGGTCGGTGGCGCCTTCGGCATCATCCGGGCGACAGGGGCCATCGAAGCGGCCATCCAGAAGGTGATGGTCATGGTCAAGGGGAATGAGAGGTTGATGATACCGGTCATCATGCTCGTATTCTCCATTTTGGGCTTCACGACGGGCATGGCGGAGGAGGCGATCATATTCGTTCCCATCGGCATCGTGCTGGCGACAGCCCTCGGATACGATGCGATGGTGGGGACCGCCATGGTGACGCTTGGAGCGGCTTCAGGCTTCATCGGCGGCATGCTCAACCCGTTTACGGTGGGGATTGCGCAGGAGATCGCCGAATTGACCATCTTCTCGGGCTGGCAGTTCCGGGGTGTCGTCTATTTCTTTGTGCTGGGCCTCGCCATCCTTTATGTCATGCATTATGCGAAAAAGGTGAAGCGGAAACCGGAGTCGAGCCTGGTCTATGAGGAAGCGCAGAAGGGGCACGTGAACTTTACGGATGATGTCAT
The sequence above is drawn from the Salinicoccus roseus genome and encodes:
- a CDS encoding YfcC family protein — encoded protein: MDKEEKTEQRPAGFRFPHTYAILFSVVIIAAALSYVIPAGEFERVEVGDRTEVVPGSYTGVEQSPVSFFELFKAIPTGLIDGANIIFYIFLVGGAFGIIRATGAIEAAIQKVMVMVKGNERLMIPVIMLVFSILGFTTGMAEEAIIFVPIGIVLATALGYDAMVGTAMVTLGAASGFIGGMLNPFTVGIAQEIAELTIFSGWQFRGVVYFFVLGLAILYVMHYAKKVKRKPESSLVYEEAQKGHVNFTDDVMNFDELKKRHIMILITFTAGIIINIYGIFQHGWFLTELSANFFVIGLIAGLVGGMKINDIFDAFIDGMKLVVYGAIIVGFARAIVVVLESGVIIDSVINGMSGVLDFLPPSITALGMLVIQVVINFFIPSGSGQAMTTMPIMTPIADLQEIPRQVAVLAYQYGDAITNTIIPTSASLMGVLAVSGIPYIKWVRFVWKLTLMWLIIAAAALVAATILGIS